A single Natranaerobius thermophilus JW/NM-WN-LF DNA region contains:
- a CDS encoding CD1247 N-terminal domain-containing protein has protein sequence MQYRVSYLKGMMDGMNMVSNSQEGKVISEIVSVLEDFADAFDEMDADLAMLENHVDGLDADLEFMETHYYNLDEEAPEESTRPETYSSFKK, from the coding sequence ATGCAGTACAGAGTTTCCTACCTTAAAGGCATGATGGATGGAATGAATATGGTAAGTAACAGTCAGGAAGGCAAAGTAATTAGCGAAATTGTTTCTGTTTTGGAGGATTTTGCTGATGCTTTTGATGAGATGGACGCAGATCTAGCTATGCTAGAAAATCACGTAGATGGACTTGATGCCGATTTAGAATTTATGGAAACACATTATTATAATTTAGATGAAGAAGCTCCTGAAGAATCCACTAGACCGGAAACATACAGTAGTTTTAAAAAATAG
- the efp gene encoding elongation factor P: MITSNDFKNGMTIEVDGEVYSIVEFQHVKPGKGAAFVRTKLRHMKSGNVSEKTFRAGEKVKRAHLEEREMQFLYAAGDMYNFMDTESFEQYTLTKDQLEDKTQFIKENMIITVLFHNGEEISIELPVFVELAVSETEPGVKGDTASGGSKPATLETGATVNVPFFINEGDIIKVDTRTSEYIERVKGE, from the coding sequence ATGATTACTAGTAATGATTTTAAAAATGGCATGACAATAGAAGTTGATGGAGAAGTATACAGTATTGTGGAATTTCAACATGTTAAGCCTGGTAAAGGTGCAGCATTTGTTCGTACGAAACTAAGGCATATGAAATCAGGAAATGTATCTGAAAAAACTTTTCGCGCTGGTGAAAAAGTAAAACGTGCTCATTTAGAAGAACGCGAAATGCAATTTCTGTACGCGGCAGGAGATATGTATAACTTTATGGATACAGAGTCCTTTGAGCAGTATACTTTAACCAAAGATCAGTTAGAAGATAAAACACAGTTTATAAAAGAAAACATGATAATTACTGTATTGTTTCATAATGGAGAAGAAATAAGTATTGAACTGCCGGTATTCGTCGAACTGGCAGTGAGCGAAACTGAACCGGGAGTAAAAGGAGATACAGCTTCAGGAGGTAGTAAACCAGCAACTTTAGAAACTGGTGCAACTGTTAATGTACCTTTCTTTATTAATGAAGGTGATATAATCAAAGTTGATACTAGAACTAGTGAATATATTGAAAGGGTAAAAGGGGAATAA
- a CDS encoding M24 family metallopeptidase — MSKMDRLNRLRGKMSEHDIPALFVTKQENCRYLTGFTGSSGFILVTQDESYFLTDFRYVEQAEEQIPKDFKVIKHEFPMVKTLNELLKKLNIDQIYLEKNHITYEDYERYQENLEADIIPEKDLVSELRKIKDKEEVEILSKAIHIADEAFVHIVNFIEEGVTERDLALELEYFMKKQGAEDISFDIIVASGHRSSLPHGVASNKKIQNGEFIKMDFGAKYQGYCSDMTRTVVLGKASEEQKKIYDLVFQAQMNALDNIHAGLTGKEADSFARLTIEKEDYGNYFGHGLGHGVGMKVHESPRLSPNHEDELVPGMTVTVEPGVYIPQWGGVRIEDIVLVQEQGCEVLTRSTKDLIEI, encoded by the coding sequence ATGTCTAAAATGGACAGACTAAATAGGTTGCGAGGGAAAATGTCAGAGCATGATATCCCAGCCCTGTTTGTAACAAAACAAGAAAATTGTCGTTACTTAACTGGCTTCACTGGAAGTAGTGGCTTTATACTGGTCACACAAGATGAAAGTTATTTTTTAACAGACTTTAGATATGTGGAGCAAGCTGAAGAGCAAATTCCAAAAGACTTTAAAGTAATTAAGCACGAATTTCCCATGGTCAAAACTCTTAATGAATTACTAAAAAAACTTAATATTGATCAAATTTATCTAGAAAAAAATCATATCACTTATGAAGATTACGAAAGGTATCAAGAAAATCTTGAAGCTGACATAATACCAGAAAAAGATTTAGTGTCAGAATTAAGAAAAATAAAGGACAAAGAAGAAGTGGAAATCTTATCAAAGGCTATTCATATAGCCGATGAAGCTTTTGTACATATTGTTAATTTTATTGAAGAAGGAGTTACTGAGCGAGACTTGGCTCTTGAACTTGAATACTTTATGAAAAAACAAGGGGCAGAAGACATTTCTTTTGATATAATTGTAGCCAGTGGACACCGATCATCATTACCCCATGGAGTAGCGTCAAATAAAAAAATCCAGAATGGTGAATTTATTAAAATGGATTTTGGAGCAAAATATCAAGGTTATTGCTCTGATATGACTAGAACAGTAGTTTTAGGAAAAGCTAGTGAAGAACAGAAAAAGATATATGATCTCGTATTTCAAGCTCAGATGAATGCTTTAGATAATATCCATGCTGGATTAACGGGTAAAGAAGCGGATAGCTTTGCCAGATTAACTATTGAAAAAGAGGATTATGGCAATTATTTTGGTCATGGATTAGGTCATGGAGTGGGGATGAAAGTACATGAATCTCCCAGACTTTCGCCTAACCATGAAGACGAATTAGTTCCCGGTATGACGGTTACAGTGGAACCTGGAGTGTATATTCCTCAATGGGGTGGTGTTCGAATTGAGGATATTGTTCTCGTTCAAGAACAAGGCTGTGAAGTTCTAACACGATCAACTAAGGATTTAATCGAGATTTAA
- the aroQ gene encoding type II 3-dehydroquinate dehydratase, producing MKIYVIHGPNINMLGNRESEHYGTQTLEELNSSIIKESESLGIEVEIFQFNSEGDIITKLQEANNYAQGVIINPGAYTHYSIAIRDAIAAISKPVIEVHISNIFNRESFRSHSVIAPVAKGQISGMGFAGYLLALNAFIKTKEG from the coding sequence TTGAAAATCTATGTCATCCACGGCCCTAATATTAATATGCTAGGTAATCGAGAATCTGAACACTATGGCACCCAAACATTAGAAGAATTAAATAGCTCAATCATTAAAGAAAGTGAATCGCTAGGTATAGAAGTAGAAATTTTTCAATTCAATAGCGAAGGAGATATTATAACCAAATTACAAGAGGCTAATAATTACGCCCAAGGGGTTATAATTAATCCAGGGGCTTACACCCATTATAGTATAGCTATAAGAGATGCTATAGCAGCTATTTCTAAGCCAGTTATCGAAGTACATATTTCTAACATTTTTAATCGCGAGAGTTTTAGAAGTCATTCAGTAATTGCACCTGTTGCTAAAGGTCAAATCTCTGGTATGGGTTTTGCCGGATATTTATTGGCTTTAAATGCTTTTATCAAAACTAAGGAGGGTTAG
- the cysK gene encoding cysteine synthase A, giving the protein MVANNIINSIGDTPMVALAGNDGAQIYAKLEYFNPGGSVKDRISLSMVQAGEEKGKIDSETTIIEPTSGNTGIGLAIVAASKGYRLQLVMPDSMSLERRGLLAGLGAELVLTPGNEGMGGAVKKAQELQEEYLKSFMPQQFDNPENPKIHYHTTGREIIANLGDIEPDFFVAGVGTGGTITGVGQALKAKFPKIKNIAIEPQKSQVLTGKDPAPHKIQGIGAGFIPKVLDFNIIDEIIPVSDQDAIDSAKLLSKQHGILTGISAGAAYFAAQEIASRYPGSKIVTVLPDTGERYLSTQLFQD; this is encoded by the coding sequence ATGGTTGCTAATAATATCATTAACTCAATTGGGGATACTCCCATGGTTGCACTTGCCGGTAACGATGGAGCCCAAATTTATGCTAAGTTAGAATACTTTAATCCAGGGGGAAGTGTAAAAGATAGGATTTCTTTAAGTATGGTACAAGCTGGTGAGGAAAAAGGTAAGATTGATTCGGAAACAACTATTATAGAACCAACTAGTGGAAACACAGGTATTGGTCTAGCAATAGTGGCTGCTTCAAAGGGATATAGATTACAACTTGTTATGCCTGATTCTATGAGTTTAGAGAGAAGAGGGTTACTGGCAGGATTAGGAGCTGAACTAGTTTTAACCCCTGGCAATGAAGGCATGGGTGGAGCAGTTAAAAAAGCTCAAGAACTACAGGAAGAGTATCTTAAAAGTTTTATGCCTCAACAATTTGATAATCCAGAAAACCCTAAAATTCATTATCATACAACTGGCCGTGAAATAATTGCAAACCTTGGAGATATTGAGCCAGATTTTTTTGTGGCTGGAGTTGGTACAGGAGGTACTATTACCGGTGTGGGACAGGCTTTAAAAGCAAAATTTCCCAAAATCAAAAATATTGCAATAGAGCCACAAAAATCACAAGTGCTTACAGGAAAAGATCCTGCTCCCCACAAAATCCAGGGAATTGGTGCTGGTTTTATTCCTAAAGTCTTGGATTTTAATATAATAGACGAAATTATACCAGTTAGTGATCAAGATGCCATTGATAGTGCAAAATTATTATCTAAACAACATGGTATATTGACTGGTATTTCAGCTGGAGCGGCTTATTTCGCTGCCCAAGAAATTGCCAGTCGGTACCCTGGATCCAAAATAGTAACTGTTTTACCAGATACTGGGGAACGCTATCTATCAACTCAATTATTTCAGGATTAA
- a CDS encoding shikimate kinase, translated as MARLNLNQLKIHVVLLGFMGTGKTHSGQILSNMMNVPCYDTDKIIVSRTGMNINDIFKHYGENYFRDQETDILTKLVNEKSPCIITTGGGIVIREHNWYVMDKNSVTFSLLASPKTIYDRLKYDETRPLLNTNDKFLKIKQLLINRLEYYEKGDHLIWTDKLTPQEVANQIYSKLYSNGYMYRSDLNGC; from the coding sequence ATGGCCAGATTAAATTTAAATCAATTAAAAATACATGTAGTATTATTGGGTTTTATGGGAACAGGAAAAACACATAGTGGTCAAATACTGTCAAATATGATGAACGTACCTTGTTATGATACTGATAAAATAATTGTCAGTCGTACAGGTATGAATATCAACGATATTTTCAAACATTATGGAGAAAATTATTTTAGAGACCAGGAAACAGATATTCTAACAAAACTGGTAAATGAGAAATCTCCATGTATAATTACTACAGGTGGAGGGATTGTAATTAGAGAACATAACTGGTATGTAATGGATAAGAATTCAGTAACTTTTTCGTTGTTAGCTAGTCCAAAAACTATATATGATAGATTAAAGTATGATGAGACTAGACCTTTACTCAATACAAATGATAAATTTTTAAAAATAAAACAATTATTAATTAACAGATTGGAATACTATGAGAAGGGAGACCATTTAATATGGACTGATAAGTTAACTCCTCAAGAAGTTGCTAATCAAATTTACAGTAAATTATACTCTAATGGCTATATGTATAGGAGTGATTTAAATGGTTGCTAA
- a CDS encoding late competence development ComFB family protein, producing the protein MSDLKLQNYMEKVVEKKLEEILTDRKEVCDCQQCKLDIMALALNDLPPRYVVTEKGEVFSKIDSLFVQFSTDVTTAIIKAIDQVKTQPRH; encoded by the coding sequence ATGAGTGATTTAAAGTTACAAAATTATATGGAAAAAGTAGTTGAAAAGAAATTAGAAGAAATTCTAACAGACAGGAAAGAAGTTTGTGATTGCCAACAATGTAAACTAGATATTATGGCTTTGGCTTTAAATGATTTACCACCGAGATATGTAGTAACGGAAAAAGGTGAAGTCTTTTCAAAGATTGATTCCTTGTTTGTACAATTTTCTACAGATGTGACTACTGCTATAATTAAAGCGATTGATCAAGTTAAAACTCAGCCTAGACATTAA
- a CDS encoding prepilin-type N-terminal cleavage/methylation domain-containing protein — protein sequence MYSNIVGQKGFTLLEILCVVLILGILGTLAVTGLYQLIDYFILEAAQNKLYNEIRQAKMQAIKTEELSRISFPFIGVQNNYVVMLPGEGTSIKTLPAGLEFCTVNTGGFDPFNSMIIFTANGTPRWGGAKIGISNSRGDSRYIVVAAVSGRVRKTK from the coding sequence ATGTACAGTAATATAGTAGGCCAAAAAGGTTTTACACTGCTAGAAATATTATGTGTGGTACTAATTTTAGGAATCTTAGGAACTTTAGCGGTAACTGGTTTGTACCAGTTAATTGACTATTTTATACTTGAGGCAGCCCAGAATAAGCTTTACAATGAAATTCGTCAGGCTAAGATGCAGGCTATTAAAACCGAAGAGTTATCCAGGATAAGTTTTCCTTTTATTGGGGTTCAAAACAATTATGTAGTGATGTTGCCAGGAGAAGGGACAAGTATTAAAACTTTACCCGCAGGTTTAGAATTTTGTACAGTTAACACTGGGGGATTCGATCCTTTTAATTCAATGATAATCTTTACAGCTAATGGAACTCCTCGTTGGGGAGGGGCCAAAATAGGTATTAGCAATTCTCGCGGAGATAGTCGTTATATTGTAGTAGCAGCCGTCTCTGGTAGAGTGAGGAAAACTAAATGA
- the pilM gene encoding type IV pilus biogenesis protein PilM, producing MTYSKAFGLFDQNAIGVNFDSHGLKIVQLGKRGNKIICKKIEDINIQDQGNQDTVDFLQSRIDRLREYFVANSLTKKQIYFAIKSKDIIIKTIQLPNMSKKDIDSAIKLRIETQLILPWDNVVVDWFILNRSETNTKVLIVAAQKEQINDYCRVFKDAGLIISALEVDVFSILRMVNYTYSNDLTTESQQINIIVNINTNYVSLIFLEENKYILCRNVNLINFDIQNQLTWEKIILEIESSLNYINFEGLSSGNPRTLFLTGDCHQFIEKHVINTEVINNNLVLKHQLINPFQKIDVVNLNSSVLQDKVSYCVATGLALRRWL from the coding sequence ATGACATATTCAAAGGCTTTTGGTTTATTTGATCAAAACGCTATTGGAGTAAATTTTGATAGTCACGGTCTAAAAATAGTCCAATTAGGTAAAAGGGGTAACAAAATTATATGTAAAAAGATAGAAGACATTAATATTCAAGATCAAGGGAACCAGGATACCGTCGATTTTTTGCAAAGTAGGATAGATAGATTAAGAGAATATTTTGTAGCTAATAGTTTAACAAAAAAACAGATTTATTTTGCCATAAAATCTAAAGATATAATAATTAAAACCATTCAATTGCCAAATATGTCAAAAAAAGATATAGATTCGGCTATTAAACTACGGATAGAAACCCAATTAATTCTTCCATGGGATAATGTGGTTGTAGACTGGTTTATCTTAAATAGAAGTGAAACTAATACAAAAGTTTTAATAGTAGCAGCCCAGAAGGAACAAATAAATGATTATTGTCGTGTATTTAAGGATGCTGGACTAATCATCTCAGCATTAGAAGTTGATGTTTTTTCAATCCTAAGGATGGTAAATTATACATATAGTAATGATCTAACCACAGAATCTCAACAAATAAACATTATTGTCAATATTAATACTAACTACGTGTCACTAATTTTTTTAGAAGAAAATAAATATATTTTATGTAGAAATGTAAATCTAATAAATTTCGATATACAAAATCAACTTACCTGGGAAAAAATAATACTGGAAATCGAAAGTTCTTTAAATTATATCAATTTTGAAGGGCTTTCGTCTGGTAATCCGAGAACTTTGTTTTTAACTGGAGACTGCCATCAATTTATTGAAAAGCATGTAATCAACACTGAAGTGATTAACAATAACTTGGTTTTGAAACACCAATTAATCAATCCTTTTCAAAAAATTGACGTGGTCAATTTAAATTCTTCTGTCTTACAAGATAAAGTTTCTTATTGTGTAGCAACAGGGCTTGCTTTGCGGAGGTGGTTATAA
- a CDS encoding pilus assembly PilX N-terminal domain-containing protein: MNKARGITKRKKINNETGSMTVLSLVILMILIITGIVLLEISVFTNTISVGDGDGIQAAYNAEAGLEYALFSLKKDWEGTTDINSNLHNQDYMDFVMKQQNQQPIFELELSQIDAKGVKVTSKGYYYDAITTSEALIEQEFILSDSLIFLENYYEYVITAKTSDLCEDTIYGETYYLDSNQDLTELAPVLENIDKWNHDNIVVHTGDVKLDSIPSDPFVLVALEDDYSHSQVIVSENVLSISEEKTVVILSQGEIKLKDNKRHYINGAPVLIYSESKDTGISFIGGNISLKGSFITPRGRVTSDCENLRLYAPDKKDFNSLYQLKLSDFNYPFRR; encoded by the coding sequence ATGAACAAAGCTAGGGGAATAACTAAAAGAAAAAAGATCAACAATGAAACTGGTTCAATGACAGTGTTGAGCCTGGTAATATTAATGATTCTAATAATAACTGGAATAGTGCTTTTAGAAATTTCAGTTTTTACAAACACTATATCTGTTGGAGATGGAGATGGGATTCAAGCCGCCTATAATGCCGAAGCGGGTTTAGAATATGCCTTATTTTCATTAAAAAAGGATTGGGAAGGTACAACAGATATCAATAGCAACTTACATAACCAAGATTATATGGACTTCGTTATGAAGCAACAAAATCAGCAGCCAATTTTTGAACTAGAACTGTCTCAAATTGATGCCAAAGGAGTGAAAGTCACTTCAAAAGGTTATTATTACGATGCGATTACGACTAGCGAAGCATTAATTGAACAAGAATTTATTCTTTCGGACTCCTTAATCTTTTTAGAAAATTATTACGAATATGTGATTACAGCCAAAACTTCAGACTTATGTGAAGACACTATTTATGGAGAAACATATTACCTTGATAGCAATCAGGATTTGACTGAGTTAGCGCCAGTCCTAGAAAACATTGATAAATGGAATCATGATAATATTGTAGTCCATACAGGAGATGTCAAACTTGATTCAATTCCCAGTGACCCCTTTGTATTAGTAGCCCTTGAAGATGATTACTCGCACAGTCAGGTTATTGTTAGCGAAAATGTTCTATCTATCAGTGAAGAAAAAACAGTTGTAATTCTTTCGCAAGGAGAAATAAAATTAAAAGATAATAAGCGTCATTATATTAATGGAGCCCCTGTGTTAATTTACTCTGAATCAAAGGATACAGGGATCAGCTTTATTGGTGGAAATATTTCGCTCAAGGGTAGTTTTATTACCCCAAGAGGTAGAGTTACCTCAGATTGTGAAAACTTACGATTGTATGCTCCAGATAAAAAAGATTTTAATTCACTATATCAATTAAAGTTGAGTGATTTTAACTACCCTTTTAGGAGGTAA
- a CDS encoding PilW family protein: MKNILTDKKGFTLFELLITLVIFGMLSSGFFILFNVAIKSWQVGLDNADTQQDARYAMNRMVENIKISQKDSIKFNSNSDIDLGETRYYHHKLTNDLRNQHHNPIASNISKLKFEKVVLIDGKVLTVSRDQSDWDMIKITLEVHKNGEHNHLSTFVLPRN, translated from the coding sequence TTGAAAAACATACTTACTGATAAAAAGGGCTTTACATTATTTGAACTACTCATAACCTTGGTTATCTTTGGTATGCTATCAAGTGGATTTTTTATATTGTTCAATGTAGCTATAAAAAGCTGGCAGGTTGGCTTAGATAATGCTGATACACAGCAGGACGCTCGTTACGCTATGAATAGAATGGTGGAAAATATCAAAATTTCCCAAAAAGATAGTATTAAATTCAACTCTAATAGTGATATAGACTTGGGAGAGACGAGGTACTATCATCATAAACTGACTAATGATTTAAGAAATCAGCATCATAATCCTATCGCATCGAATATTAGTAAATTAAAATTTGAAAAAGTGGTTTTGATTGATGGAAAAGTGTTAACAGTTTCGAGAGATCAGTCAGATTGGGATATGATTAAAATTACTTTGGAGGTGCACAAAAATGGAGAGCATAATCACTTATCTACCTTTGTGTTACCAAGAAATTAG
- a CDS encoding type IV pilus modification PilV family protein yields MNLRSSNEITTLKKSGFILLELLISLVILALIAGPIIALTIQGVKGISHSGTYSEASYLAKGELEVLKNKTYEEIMQNDEPVSLNPNFEIVIETTVLDEIQDCKLLLIEVLIEWEDETGKTSHYYVNTLQTSR; encoded by the coding sequence ATGAATTTGAGATCAAGTAATGAAATTACAACTTTAAAGAAATCTGGTTTTATTTTATTGGAATTATTGATTAGTTTAGTTATTTTAGCATTGATTGCAGGTCCAATAATTGCTCTTACTATTCAAGGCGTAAAAGGAATCTCTCATTCTGGAACCTATAGTGAGGCCAGTTATCTAGCCAAGGGAGAACTGGAAGTTTTAAAAAATAAAACATATGAGGAAATAATGCAGAACGACGAACCTGTGTCATTAAATCCAAATTTCGAAATTGTAATAGAGACTACTGTTTTAGATGAAATCCAAGATTGTAAACTATTGTTAATTGAAGTCCTGATAGAGTGGGAAGATGAAACGGGAAAAACTTCTCACTACTATGTAAACACCTTACAGACTAGCAGGTGA